A single window of Halotalea alkalilenta DNA harbors:
- the ccmC gene encoding heme ABC transporter permease CcmC: MWRFIHKWGSPKWFYTTTGPWLPWLWAAAAILILAGSVWGLAIVPPDRFQHDAARILYVHVPSAILAQACFAAMALASAIFLVWKIKIADMAAAAIAPFGASMTFAALFSGAVWGIPTWGTWWVWDARLTSMLILLFIYFGIIALRSAFASRDSGSRAAAILTLVGVINLPVIKYSVVWWSTLHQPATFSLTKAPAMPPSMWLPLLVMVLGFFLFFTALVIARVRTELLRRESRSRWVRALVEGDAGGKRG, translated from the coding sequence ATGTGGAGATTCATACATAAATGGGGCTCGCCCAAGTGGTTCTACACCACGACTGGGCCTTGGCTGCCCTGGCTCTGGGCGGCGGCCGCGATCCTGATCCTCGCCGGCAGCGTCTGGGGGCTGGCGATCGTCCCGCCCGATCGTTTTCAGCATGATGCCGCGCGAATCCTCTACGTCCACGTGCCCTCGGCGATCCTCGCCCAGGCCTGTTTCGCCGCGATGGCGCTGGCCTCGGCGATCTTCCTGGTGTGGAAGATCAAGATCGCCGACATGGCGGCCGCGGCGATCGCGCCGTTCGGTGCATCGATGACCTTCGCCGCGCTGTTTTCCGGCGCTGTCTGGGGCATTCCCACCTGGGGCACCTGGTGGGTGTGGGATGCACGGCTCACCTCGATGCTGATCCTGCTGTTCATCTACTTCGGCATCATCGCGCTGCGCTCGGCATTCGCCAGCCGTGACAGCGGGTCACGAGCGGCGGCGATCCTGACCCTGGTCGGGGTGATCAACCTGCCGGTGATCAAGTACTCGGTGGTGTGGTGGAGTACGCTTCACCAGCCGGCGACCTTCTCGCTGACCAAGGCGCCGGCGATGCCTCCCTCGATGTGGCTGCCGCTGCTGGTGATGGTGCTTGGATTTTTCCTCTTCTTCACTGCGCTCGTGATCGCGCGCGTGCGCACCGAGCTGCTTCGGCGCGAATCCCGCTCCCGCTGGGTGCGGGCGCTGGTCGAAGGCGATGCTGGGGGTAAGCGGGGATGA
- the ccmD gene encoding heme exporter protein CcmD, translated as MTIYFTDFGAFLAMNGYAAYVWPAWALVLGLLATQAFAVRAERARALGELRRRMRRERSQPMRGDEPPAHAALSEERVER; from the coding sequence ATGACGATCTACTTCACCGACTTCGGGGCCTTCCTGGCGATGAACGGCTACGCCGCCTACGTTTGGCCGGCCTGGGCCCTGGTGCTCGGGCTGCTGGCGACGCAGGCCTTCGCGGTGCGCGCCGAGCGCGCGCGGGCGCTCGGTGAGCTGCGCCGCAGGATGCGCCGCGAGCGCTCACAGCCGATGCGTGGCGATGAGCCGCCGGCCCACGCCGCGCTCAGCGAGGAGAGGGTGGAGCGATGA
- a CDS encoding heme lyase CcmF/NrfE family subunit, with translation MSIEWLPELGFFALLLALAASVLQAVVPLLGAWRRNPLWMSFAQPMAAAQFCFVGLAYLALTLSFYNDLFSVAYVAQNSNSLLPWYYKLSAVWGGHEGSVLLWSLMLSAWGLAVAVFSGRLPRDLLARVLAVMGMIATGFLAFVIKTSNPFARLLPLPPGDGADLNPLLQDPGLIVHPPMLYMGYVGFSVAFSFAIAALLGGRLDAAWTRWVRPWSNIAWAFLSVGIALGSWWAYYELGWGGWWFWDPVENASLMPWLAGTALIHSLAVTEKRGTFKSWTVLLAILTFSLSLLGTFLVRSGVLTSVHAFANDPSRGTFILVLLGITVGASLLLFAFRAPRVTTRGAFSWISRDAMLLANNLLLLVMMLTVLLGTLYPLVLDALDLGQISVGPPYFNLVFVPLSAALSIFMGLGPISQWKSMKGAELRRRAWPGALVALVIGIITPLLYRGEWSLGVSLGLAMALWIVLPLGRDLLIQLRRDGPRGLKRLSRSHYGMVLGHLGLAVSITGVTLVSHYGVERNARMAPGTSVEVSGYRFTMTSLDERRGSNFIADRATIRVERDGRLVRLMHPEKRVFLASRQAMTETALAAGLLRDLYVALGEPLDGGAWAVRIQVKPFVRWLWAGALLMAIGGLLAASDKRYRLRRKNRIDATGTAPFEEVGR, from the coding sequence ATGTCAATCGAGTGGCTTCCCGAACTCGGCTTTTTCGCTCTGCTGCTGGCACTGGCCGCGAGCGTGCTGCAAGCAGTGGTGCCATTGCTCGGTGCCTGGCGGCGCAATCCGCTGTGGATGAGCTTTGCCCAGCCGATGGCCGCGGCGCAGTTCTGCTTCGTCGGGCTCGCCTATCTCGCGCTGACCCTGAGCTTCTACAACGACCTGTTCAGCGTCGCCTACGTGGCGCAGAACTCCAACTCGCTGCTGCCGTGGTACTACAAGCTCAGCGCGGTATGGGGCGGGCATGAAGGCTCGGTGCTGCTGTGGTCGCTGATGCTCTCGGCCTGGGGGCTTGCGGTAGCGGTATTCTCTGGGCGGTTGCCGCGTGATCTGCTCGCCCGGGTGCTGGCGGTGATGGGGATGATCGCAACGGGCTTTCTCGCCTTCGTGATCAAGACCTCCAACCCTTTCGCTCGGTTGCTGCCGCTGCCGCCGGGTGACGGCGCTGATCTCAATCCGCTGCTCCAGGACCCGGGGCTGATCGTCCATCCACCGATGCTCTACATGGGCTATGTCGGTTTCTCGGTGGCCTTTTCATTCGCCATCGCCGCACTGCTCGGCGGTAGGCTCGATGCTGCCTGGACCCGCTGGGTCCGGCCCTGGAGCAATATCGCTTGGGCGTTTCTTAGCGTGGGGATCGCGCTCGGCAGCTGGTGGGCCTACTACGAGCTGGGCTGGGGCGGCTGGTGGTTCTGGGACCCGGTCGAGAACGCCTCGCTGATGCCCTGGCTCGCCGGCACCGCGCTGATCCACTCCCTCGCCGTCACCGAGAAGCGCGGTACGTTCAAGAGCTGGACCGTACTGCTGGCGATCCTCACCTTTTCGCTGTCGCTGCTCGGTACCTTCCTGGTTCGCTCCGGGGTGCTCACCTCAGTGCATGCCTTCGCCAACGACCCCTCGAGAGGCACCTTCATCCTGGTGCTGCTCGGGATCACCGTCGGCGCCTCGCTGCTGCTCTTCGCTTTTCGGGCGCCGCGCGTCACCACTCGCGGGGCATTCTCGTGGATCTCGCGCGACGCGATGCTCTTGGCCAACAACCTGCTGCTGCTGGTGATGATGCTCACCGTGCTGCTCGGTACGCTCTATCCATTGGTGCTCGACGCGCTGGACCTCGGACAGATATCGGTGGGGCCGCCGTACTTCAACCTGGTGTTCGTGCCGCTCTCCGCTGCGCTCTCGATCTTCATGGGGCTTGGCCCGATCAGCCAGTGGAAGTCGATGAAAGGTGCCGAGCTTCGCCGGCGCGCGTGGCCGGGCGCGCTGGTTGCGCTGGTGATCGGTATCATTACGCCGCTGCTCTATCGTGGTGAGTGGAGCCTGGGCGTCTCGCTGGGCCTGGCGATGGCGCTGTGGATCGTGCTGCCGCTCGGGCGCGACCTTTTGATCCAGCTGCGGCGCGACGGCCCGCGCGGGCTCAAACGGCTGTCGCGCAGCCATTACGGCATGGTGCTCGGTCACCTGGGGCTTGCGGTATCGATCACCGGCGTGACCCTGGTTTCCCACTACGGCGTCGAGCGTAATGCGCGCATGGCGCCCGGCACCAGCGTGGAGGTGAGCGGCTATCGCTTCACCATGACCTCGCTCGATGAGCGCAGGGGAAGCAACTTCATCGCCGACCGTGCGACCATCCGCGTCGAGCGCGATGGGCGACTGGTGCGGCTGATGCATCCCGAGAAACGGGTGTTCCTCGCCAGCCGCCAGGCGATGACCGAGACCGCGCTGGCAGCGGGGCTGCTACGCGATCTCTACGTCGCGCTGGGCGAGCCGCTCGACGGCGGGGCCTGGGCGGTGCGTATCCAGGTCAAGCCGTTCGTGCGCTGGCTATGGGCGGGTGCGCTATTGATGGCGATTGGCGGGCTGCTCGCCGCCAGTGACAAGCGCTACCGGCTGCGCCGTAAAAACCGTATCGACGCCACCGGCACTGCGCCGTTCGAGGAGGTCGGCCGATGA
- a CDS encoding DnaJ C-terminal domain-containing protein: protein MEFKDYYATLGVPEDADAKAIKSAYRKLARKYHPDVSREDDAEAKFKEVGEAYEVLGDAEKRAEYDQLRRYGNRAGEQFEPPPGWHGAGDGGFQAGETHFEGDFSDFFESLFGGRGQRRGGSHGFSAGGHGFERRAHRGQDVELELPLFLEEVVGGQPKQVRFTIAQHDAQGRREETEKSLNVRIPKGVVDGERIRLKGQGGAGVDGAENGDLYLKVRFAPHPRFDVDGHDLILTVPLAPWEAALGARVEVPTLTGRLQLTIPPNSQTGARLRIKGKGLPGRSTDGDLYALLKVVMPPRPAEGDEALWRGLAERHAGFHPRSQWS from the coding sequence ATGGAATTCAAGGATTACTACGCGACTCTCGGGGTGCCCGAGGACGCCGATGCCAAGGCGATCAAATCTGCCTATCGTAAGCTCGCACGCAAGTACCATCCCGATGTCAGCCGTGAAGACGATGCCGAGGCCAAGTTCAAGGAGGTGGGCGAGGCCTATGAAGTGCTGGGCGACGCCGAGAAGCGCGCCGAGTACGACCAACTGCGGCGTTACGGCAACCGGGCCGGCGAGCAGTTCGAGCCGCCGCCTGGCTGGCATGGGGCCGGTGATGGGGGATTCCAGGCTGGCGAGACCCATTTCGAGGGTGATTTTTCCGACTTCTTCGAGTCGCTGTTCGGTGGCCGCGGCCAGCGCCGGGGCGGTTCGCACGGTTTCTCCGCTGGGGGACACGGCTTCGAGCGGCGCGCTCATCGTGGGCAGGATGTCGAGCTGGAACTGCCGCTGTTTCTCGAGGAGGTGGTCGGCGGCCAGCCCAAGCAGGTGCGCTTCACCATCGCCCAGCACGATGCCCAGGGCCGCCGCGAGGAGACCGAGAAGAGTCTCAATGTTCGGATTCCCAAAGGGGTGGTCGACGGTGAGCGGATCCGGCTGAAGGGGCAAGGCGGGGCTGGCGTCGACGGTGCCGAGAATGGTGATCTCTATTTGAAGGTGCGCTTCGCGCCCCATCCGCGTTTCGACGTCGACGGGCACGACCTGATCCTCACCGTGCCGCTCGCACCCTGGGAGGCGGCGCTCGGTGCTCGGGTGGAGGTGCCGACGTTGACCGGACGCCTGCAGTTGACCATTCCCCCCAACAGCCAGACCGGCGCCCGCCTGCGCATCAAGGGCAAGGGGCTGCCGGGGAGAAGTACCGACGGCGACCTTTATGCGCTGCTCAAGGTGGTGATGCCGCCTCGACCCGCCGAGGGTGACGAGGCGCTGTGGCGTGGACTCGCCGAGCGTCATGCCGGCTTCCATCCCCGTTCGCAATGGAGCTGA
- the ccmB gene encoding heme exporter protein CcmB: MSSPLESRRVSLRRAFAAVLKRELSLRFRRRQDLASPMLFFALTVTLFPLGLGPDPAMLGALAPGLLWVAALLAVLLSLDGLFRADYDDGTLEQLLLSAQPVALLVLAKVIAHWVVTGLVLSLFAPLFGAMLALPAQHWWALAATLALGSATLSLIGAIGAALTVGLKRGGVLLSLLVLPLYTPVLIFGAGAAQLALEGVAIGPQLALLGAMLAAALGLAPWATAAALRLSVAG; encoded by the coding sequence ATGTCATCGCCGCTTGAATCGAGGCGGGTGAGCCTGCGCCGCGCTTTCGCCGCCGTGCTGAAGCGCGAGCTGTCGCTGCGTTTTCGCCGCAGGCAGGACCTGGCCAGCCCGATGCTGTTCTTCGCCCTGACGGTGACGCTGTTTCCGCTCGGGCTTGGTCCCGATCCCGCCATGCTCGGCGCGCTCGCGCCGGGTCTTTTGTGGGTGGCGGCGCTGCTGGCGGTGCTTTTGTCCCTCGACGGGCTGTTCCGCGCCGACTACGACGACGGCACCTTGGAGCAGCTGCTGCTCTCCGCCCAGCCGGTCGCGCTGCTGGTGCTGGCCAAGGTGATCGCCCACTGGGTGGTGACCGGGCTCGTGCTCTCGCTGTTCGCGCCGCTGTTCGGTGCGATGCTGGCATTGCCCGCGCAGCACTGGTGGGCGTTGGCGGCGACCCTGGCGCTGGGGAGTGCGACGCTGAGCCTGATCGGTGCGATCGGCGCGGCGCTCACCGTCGGGCTGAAGCGCGGCGGTGTGCTGCTGTCGCTGCTGGTGCTGCCGCTCTACACGCCAGTGCTGATCTTCGGCGCGGGCGCCGCGCAGCTGGCGCTCGAAGGCGTGGCGATCGGCCCGCAGCTGGCACTGCTGGGCGCGATGCTCGCCGCTGCCCTGGGGTTGGCGCCCTGGGCCACCGCCGCCGCGCTGCGCTTGAGCGTGGCTGGCTGA
- a CDS encoding chaperone modulator CbpM: MSAITVNTFDFDELCNHAGVTADIVVTIVEHGILAPSGREPRQWRFDVSAVLVVKRVVRLRRDLDLDWQGAALALELLDENQRLRAENAYLRRRLERFIDG, encoded by the coding sequence ATGTCCGCGATTACCGTGAACACCTTCGACTTCGATGAGCTCTGCAATCACGCCGGCGTGACCGCTGACATCGTGGTCACCATCGTCGAGCACGGCATCCTCGCTCCGAGCGGGCGCGAGCCGCGCCAATGGCGGTTCGATGTCAGCGCGGTGCTGGTGGTGAAGCGCGTCGTGCGTTTGCGCCGCGACCTCGACCTGGACTGGCAGGGCGCAGCCCTGGCGCTGGAGCTGCTCGACGAGAACCAGCGGCTGCGAGCGGAAAACGCCTACCTGCGCCGTCGCCTCGAGCGATTCATCGACGGCTGA
- the ccmE gene encoding cytochrome c maturation protein CcmE, protein MNPKRRQRLAVVIGLVALAAIAIGLTLYALRANIDLFFTPQQIAAGEAPTGRSLRAGGVVRFDSVRRDPERVAVSFVVTDFVDDVEVHYQGILPDLFREGQGVVVVGTLDRQGVIEASQVLAKHDENYTPPEVVKALEAGGRMPVEYRLQLDAGLTPQAIQSAAQLSGLDARLDD, encoded by the coding sequence ATGAATCCGAAACGCCGCCAGCGGCTCGCGGTGGTGATCGGTCTGGTGGCCCTGGCCGCCATCGCGATCGGGCTGACTCTCTACGCCCTGCGCGCCAACATCGATTTGTTCTTCACCCCGCAGCAGATCGCCGCAGGCGAGGCGCCCACGGGACGCTCGCTGCGCGCCGGCGGCGTGGTGCGCTTCGACAGTGTGAGGCGCGACCCCGAACGGGTCGCGGTGAGCTTCGTGGTCACCGATTTCGTCGACGACGTAGAAGTTCACTACCAGGGCATCCTGCCGGATCTGTTTCGCGAGGGGCAGGGCGTGGTGGTGGTCGGCACCCTCGATCGACAAGGGGTGATCGAGGCAAGTCAGGTGCTGGCCAAGCACGATGAGAACTACACCCCGCCCGAGGTGGTCAAGGCGCTGGAGGCCGGCGGCAGGATGCCGGTCGAGTACCGCCTGCAGCTCGACGCGGGCCTCACGCCCCAGGCGATACAGAGTGCTGCGCAGCTCAGCGGCCTCGACGCCCGCCTCGACGATTGA
- a CDS encoding LexA family protein: protein MSPSAESLYLHRLPNLPLNADAWEAVPAEMMVEIPLLGVVSAGLPMEACREDESVVVPSSMVRRNTYALRVRGDSMIDCNIFDGDIIIIERFESAENGETAVVLINNQEVTLKKLYIEKNGVRLQPANQSMPPIYLKNGDIQVLGLVMGVARRPAQAA, encoded by the coding sequence ATGAGCCCCTCTGCCGAGTCCCTCTATCTGCATCGCCTGCCCAACCTGCCGCTGAACGCCGACGCCTGGGAAGCCGTGCCCGCCGAGATGATGGTCGAAATCCCCCTGCTCGGCGTCGTCTCCGCCGGCCTGCCGATGGAGGCGTGCCGCGAGGACGAGTCGGTGGTGGTGCCCTCGTCCATGGTACGCCGCAATACCTATGCGCTGCGCGTGCGCGGCGACTCGATGATCGACTGCAACATCTTCGATGGGGACATCATCATCATCGAGCGCTTCGAGTCGGCCGAGAACGGCGAAACCGCGGTAGTGCTGATCAATAACCAGGAGGTCACGCTGAAAAAGCTCTACATCGAGAAAAACGGCGTGCGGCTTCAACCAGCCAACCAGTCGATGCCGCCCATCTACCTGAAGAACGGCGACATCCAGGTACTCGGCCTGGTGATGGGCGTCGCCCGCCGTCCCGCACAGGCGGCCTGA
- a CDS encoding cytochrome c-type biogenesis protein translates to MSSFSFARSLRRALLIACALGALVFVSLASANEPHRFDDPSLAGRYQALTEELRCPKCENQNLASSNAPIAADMRDRISEWLNQGRSDEQIRQALVDRFGEYVLYKPRIESRTWLLWGLPGLAVLLGLVILGLLIIRARRERVSELDERERARLAELLEKHAPEALDEDDRQEPRP, encoded by the coding sequence ATGAGCAGCTTCTCATTCGCCCGTTCGCTGCGCCGCGCGCTGCTCATCGCCTGCGCGCTCGGCGCGCTGGTCTTCGTCTCGCTCGCGTCGGCGAACGAGCCGCATCGCTTCGACGATCCCTCGCTCGCTGGCCGCTATCAGGCGCTTACCGAGGAGCTGCGCTGCCCGAAGTGCGAGAACCAGAACCTCGCCAGTTCCAACGCACCGATCGCCGCCGACATGCGCGACCGGATCAGCGAATGGCTGAACCAGGGGCGCAGCGACGAGCAGATCCGCCAGGCGCTGGTCGATCGCTTCGGCGAGTACGTGCTCTACAAGCCGCGGATCGAAAGCCGCACCTGGCTGCTTTGGGGGCTGCCGGGGCTGGCCGTGCTGCTGGGGCTGGTGATTCTCGGGCTGCTGATCATCCGGGCGCGCCGTGAGCGGGTCAGCGAGCTCGACGAGCGCGAGCGCGCCCGGCTCGCTGAACTGCTCGAGAAGCATGCCCCCGAGGCGCTGGATGAAGACGACCGCCAGGAGCCGCGGCCATGA
- a CDS encoding IMPACT family protein — translation MSKPDRFEVPGATLEAPHRAEFEVHKSRFIAWISRCAAPDEAQRLLQQARRAHPDARHHCLAFVAGPPGEQVAIGFSDDGEPGGTAGRPMYQVLEGSGLGQVGCVVIRYFGGIKLGTGGLARAYSRAVQLGLEALPTATFVIREPLRLLVDFSDEHAARQWCEARGALVAAVEYRADGALLQLDWPSSEPTDLDALSLLLRVPPQRIPA, via the coding sequence ATGTCCAAGCCCGACCGATTCGAAGTACCGGGCGCCACTCTCGAGGCGCCCCACCGCGCCGAGTTCGAAGTACACAAAAGCCGATTCATCGCCTGGATCAGCCGCTGCGCCGCCCCCGACGAGGCGCAGCGGCTGTTGCAGCAGGCAAGGCGCGCCCATCCGGATGCGCGCCATCACTGCCTCGCCTTCGTCGCGGGCCCACCGGGTGAACAGGTGGCGATCGGCTTTTCCGACGACGGCGAGCCCGGCGGCACCGCGGGACGGCCGATGTACCAAGTGCTCGAGGGCAGCGGCCTGGGCCAGGTGGGCTGCGTGGTGATTCGCTACTTCGGCGGCATCAAGCTTGGCACCGGCGGCCTGGCCCGCGCGTACTCGCGCGCCGTACAGCTCGGGCTGGAGGCGCTGCCGACCGCTACCTTCGTCATCCGCGAGCCGCTGCGCCTGCTGGTCGACTTCAGCGACGAGCATGCCGCCCGCCAATGGTGCGAGGCCCGGGGCGCGCTGGTGGCGGCTGTCGAGTACCGCGCCGATGGCGCGCTACTGCAGCTCGACTGGCCAAGCAGTGAGCCCACCGATCTCGACGCTCTCAGCCTGCTGCTCCGCGTACCGCCGCAGCGCATTCCAGCCTAG
- a CDS encoding DsbE family thiol:disulfide interchange protein has translation MRSRLLLFVPLILFVALAVFLWHGIGRDPAARTSALLSTPFPAFALEDLDDPSVVHDQSLLDGQVSLVNVWGEWCPTCKQEMPQLLDLAERGVRIIGVDYKDTRDNAHAFLDQFGDPFTANVFDPDGSLGFDLGVYGAPESFIVDANGVIRYHHTGYITPEDVDRVIMPTIESLGP, from the coding sequence ATGAGATCGCGCCTGCTGCTGTTCGTTCCACTGATCCTGTTCGTCGCCCTCGCGGTGTTTCTCTGGCACGGCATCGGACGTGATCCCGCCGCGCGCACTTCGGCGCTGCTGTCGACGCCGTTTCCCGCCTTCGCGCTCGAGGACCTCGACGATCCTTCCGTGGTTCACGACCAGTCGCTGCTCGATGGGCAGGTGAGCCTGGTCAACGTCTGGGGTGAGTGGTGCCCGACCTGCAAGCAGGAGATGCCGCAGCTGCTCGACTTGGCCGAGCGTGGAGTTAGGATCATTGGGGTCGACTACAAGGATACCCGCGACAACGCTCATGCCTTCCTCGACCAGTTCGGCGACCCCTTCACCGCCAACGTTTTCGACCCTGACGGCTCGCTGGGCTTCGATCTCGGCGTCTATGGCGCGCCCGAGTCGTTCATCGTCGATGCCAATGGCGTGATCCGCTACCATCACACTGGCTACATCACCCCGGAGGACGTCGACCGGGTGATCATGCCGACGATCGAGAGTCTTGGCCCATGA
- the ccmA gene encoding cytochrome c biogenesis heme-transporting ATPase CcmA → MTVHLSARGLGCERDDRWLFADLTFSLAAGELCRVEGPNGSGKTTLLRILSGQLGDYSGELHWCGERLDRHAKALRGELLYLGHRAGIKDGLSALENLAWYQALGEYRCDDAEAARWRALERVGLTGFEELPVERLSAGQQRRVALARLHLERRALWILDEPFTAIDAAGVAQLEGWMAEHRDAGGSVLVTSHHPLELDGAMARICLDGRGGHDVIAA, encoded by the coding sequence TTGACGGTCCACCTTTCCGCCCGAGGGCTCGGCTGCGAGCGTGACGATCGCTGGCTCTTCGCCGACCTGACGTTTTCGCTCGCGGCGGGCGAACTGTGCCGGGTCGAGGGCCCCAACGGCAGCGGCAAGACCACGCTGCTCAGGATCCTCAGCGGCCAGCTCGGCGACTATAGCGGCGAGCTGCATTGGTGCGGCGAGCGACTCGATCGCCATGCGAAGGCGCTACGCGGGGAGCTGCTGTACCTGGGCCACCGCGCGGGAATCAAGGATGGGCTTAGTGCGCTCGAGAACCTGGCCTGGTACCAGGCGCTCGGCGAGTACCGTTGCGACGATGCCGAGGCCGCCCGCTGGCGCGCGCTCGAGCGGGTCGGCCTGACCGGCTTCGAGGAACTGCCGGTCGAGCGGCTTTCCGCCGGGCAGCAGCGCCGCGTTGCGCTGGCGCGGCTGCACCTGGAGCGCCGCGCGCTGTGGATTCTCGATGAGCCGTTCACAGCGATCGACGCCGCAGGCGTGGCGCAGCTCGAAGGCTGGATGGCGGAGCATCGCGATGCCGGAGGCTCGGTGCTGGTCACCTCCCATCACCCGCTCGAGCTCGACGGTGCCATGGCCCGGATATGCCTGGACGGGCGCGGGGGGCATGATGTCATCGCCGCTTGA
- the ccmI gene encoding c-type cytochrome biogenesis protein CcmI: MTPLWIGIVALLVLFALFICAPLRLAPRLAASQGRFEREDGLGAANVRVFRSRLAALDTLRGEGGIDQADYVSARLELERKLLEESGVTQPAALASVESGRWLVLVGLLAAAGASLAAYHFAGSAGDLALYGVRQEVAASNDPSSAHYIARFEQEAERQPGNPSAWGLLYPLYRDAGRFDDAVRVLERVIALEGETPALLAELAQAKYFSVGRRMTPEVQRLAERVERLDPRQPTLHGMLGFDAFTRGEFQQAIDHWRLALAGQQDPASTRALREGIEIARQRLTASPAGGTGDSLPSTRQ; the protein is encoded by the coding sequence ATGACGCCGCTATGGATCGGCATCGTCGCTTTGCTGGTGCTGTTCGCCCTGTTCATCTGCGCGCCGCTTCGTCTCGCTCCCCGGTTGGCGGCGAGCCAGGGGCGATTCGAGCGCGAGGATGGTCTCGGCGCGGCCAACGTGCGGGTGTTCAGGAGCCGCTTGGCGGCGCTCGACACGCTTCGCGGTGAAGGCGGCATCGATCAGGCGGATTACGTCAGTGCGCGTCTCGAGCTCGAGCGCAAACTGCTCGAGGAGAGCGGCGTCACCCAGCCGGCGGCGCTCGCCTCGGTCGAGAGCGGTCGCTGGCTGGTACTGGTCGGTTTGCTCGCGGCGGCTGGGGCGAGCCTCGCGGCCTATCATTTCGCTGGCAGCGCGGGAGACCTCGCCCTTTACGGGGTGCGTCAAGAGGTGGCCGCCAGCAATGATCCTTCCAGCGCGCACTACATCGCACGCTTCGAGCAGGAGGCCGAGCGCCAGCCGGGTAATCCCAGCGCCTGGGGGCTGCTCTATCCGCTGTATCGCGATGCCGGTCGCTTCGACGACGCGGTCCGGGTGCTCGAGCGGGTGATCGCACTCGAAGGCGAGACCCCGGCACTGCTCGCCGAGCTCGCCCAGGCCAAGTACTTTTCCGTGGGCAGGCGGATGACGCCGGAAGTCCAGCGGCTTGCCGAGCGGGTCGAACGGCTCGACCCGCGCCAGCCGACCCTGCATGGGATGCTGGGCTTCGATGCCTTCACCCGTGGAGAGTTCCAGCAGGCGATCGATCACTGGCGTCTGGCGCTCGCCGGCCAGCAGGACCCGGCCAGTACCCGCGCCCTGCGCGAGGGCATCGAGATCGCTCGTCAGCGACTCACCGCCTCGCCCGCGGGCGGCACCGGTGATAGTCTGCCTTCCACGCGGCAGTAG